The genomic segment ATTTTTAGATACACCAGGTCACGAAGCCTTTACAGCGATGAGAGCACGTGGAGCGCAAGTAACAGACTTAGTAATTATTGTTGCAGCAGCAGATGATGATGTAATGCCACAAACTAAAGAGGCGATTTCTCATGCACAAGCAGCAGGAGTACCAATTATATTTGCAATTAACAAGATCGATAAGCCAAATGCAAATCCAGATAATGTAAAAACGCAATTATCTCAAATGAATTTGTTGATAGAAGAATGGGGTGGAAGCATTCAATCTCAAGATATTTCAGCAAAAACAGGAGAAGGTGTTCCAGAATTGTTAGAAAAAGTTTTATTAGAAGCAGAGATTTTAGAATTGAAAGCGAATCCTAATAAAAATGCAGTTGGTGCAGTTGTAGAAGCATTGTTAGATAAAGGTAGAGGTTATGTTACCACTATTTTAGTACAAGCAGGAACGTTAAAAATCGGAGATTACTTATTAGCTGGTAAACACAGTGGAAAAGTAAAAGCGATGTTCGACGATAAAGGAAACAACTTAGAAACTGCTGGTCCATCAACACCAGTATCTATCTTAGGATTAGATGGAGCGCCACAAGCAGGAGACAAGTTTGTTGTTTTTGATGATGAAAGAGAAGCAAAACAAATTGCATCGAAACGTTCTCAATTACAACGTGAGCAATCTGTAAGAACTCAAAAAACATTAACGTTAGCAGAAATAGGACGTAGAATTGCGTTAGGAGACTTTAAAGAATTAAACATTATCTTAAAAGGAGATGTAGATGGTTCTGTAGAAGCCTTAACAGATTCTTTCCAAAAATTATCTACTGAAGAAATTCAAGTAAATATTTTACACAAAGGTGTTGGAGCCATTACAGAAAGTGATGTGTTATTAGCAACAGCTTCCGATGCAATTATTGTAGGATTTAATGTGCGTCCGCAAGGAAATGCAAGAGTCGTTGCAGATAGAGAAGAAGTAGATATTAGAACATATTCTATTATTTACGATGCTATTAACGACCTTAAAGATGCCATGGAAGGAATGTTATCTCCGGAAATGAAAGAAGAGGTTACTGGTAATGTAGAAATTAGAGAAGTTTATAAAATTTCTAAAGTGGGTAACATTGCAGGTTGTATGGTAATATCTGGTAAAATCTTTAGAGATTCTCAAATTAGAATTATTAGAGACGGAATTGTTGTACACGATGGAGTATTATCATCATTAAAACGTTTCAAAGACGATGTAAAAGAAGTAGCAAAAGGATACGATTGTGGACTTCAAATTAAAAATTATAACGACATCCAAGAAGGTGATGTAATAGAAGCATACAAAGAAGTAGCCGTTAAAAAGAAGTTGAAATAGACTTGATTTTTATATAAAGCAAAAGCCGAAATTCGTTATGAATTTCGGCTTTTTTATTGAAATTGTTAAAAAAGAAACTATAAAATTCTAAGAATTCATATATTCCTACATCAAACATCAAAATCTTTCATAAAACTAAAAACCAAAAACCTATTTCCCCATAGGAACTACAATAATACCAGAAAACTCTTTTTGAAAGATTAAAAGAGCTCTATCTGCATCTAATTTCGTTTTATAATTTCCAACTTGTACTTTCCATTCAGGAGCGTTGTAAACCAATCTAGAATAGACTCTAGGATATAATATTTTAAATTGAGCCTGCTTTCTTTTAGCGGTAGTTTCTCTTCCGTTATAAATCTGAATTTTATATCCAAAACCTACAGCTTTGTCGTAACTCCTCTTTTTTTCAACCAATCGTTTTATTTCTTCGCTGCTATTTGTAGAGTTTTGTGCAGACAATGTAGTCGTTCCAAAAACCAAACTCACAAATAATATCTTTAAAAACAATGTACTTTTCATAGATTCAAATATTTCTACAAAAATAACGACTTCATTAGTAATAAATTGAATAAAACACTTATTTAGAATAATTATAAATTAATATTTAACGTTCCTTTAGCTTTTCAGAATTTAGCAATATGTAGTACTTTTGTCCAACTGTTCAAAAATCATCTTTTTTGAACGAATTTAGACACATTACTAAAATTATAGTTTGTAAATATGAAAAGTGTAGCATTGCACAGTAGACTAACTTCATTGTTCCTTAAAGGAATTACATTACTTTTATTTTTTGCATTTAGCATTTCTTCATACTCGCAAGATATGGACGAGGCTCGTCAAAAAAGAGGAAAGGCATTATTTAAATCTTTATGTGCTTCTTGTCATAAATTAGACAAGAAACTAGTAGGGCCAGCTTTAGCGAATGTAGAAGAGCGAAGAGAAAACGACTGGTTAAAAGCTTGGATTAAAAATAATGCAGAGCTAAGAGCTTCTGGAGATAAGCAAGCAATTGAGGTTTACGAAGAGTATAATGGATCTAACATGACTGCTTTTCCGCAGTTATCAGATACAGACATAGATGATATTTTATACTATACCACTGTTGGGGAAATTAAAAAAGAGCCAGTTGTTGCAGAAGGTGTAGTTGCAGGAGCTCCAACTGGAACTGCACCAGAATGGTTAATATACTTATTAGCAGCTGCAATTGTAGTAGCGTTTTTAATGATCGCAAGTTTATTAAAACAAGTAAGTGAATTAAAAGGTAATAAAAAACCAGAGGTTCAATCGAATTTAAAAAGAGATTTACAAGAATTATGGGTTGGTGTTAAAAACAATACTTTCTTAAAAGTGTTGGCAACCATCTTTTTGCTTTTAATAGGTGCATACGTTGTTTTTGGTGCGTTGTTTCAAGTCGGTGTAGATCAGGGGTATCAACCAATTCAGCCAATTGCATTTTCACATAAAATTCATGCTGGAGATAATAAAATCGATTGTCAATACTGTCACTCTTCAGCAAAACATAGTAAGCATTCAGGAATTCCTTCTGTAAATGTTTGTATGAACTGTCATAAAAATATTTCTGAAGTTGCAGAAAATACAGTAGTTAAATTAGAAGATGGAGTGGTTTTAGGAAAAGCCGAATTAGATTTGGAAATTGCTAAAGTGTATAATGCAGCAGGTTGGAATCCAGAAACATTAGAATATACTGGAGAACAAAAGCCAATCAAATGGGTTAAAATTCATAATTTACCAGATTTTGTTTATTATAATCACTCTCAACACGTTACTGTTGCAGGAATTGCTTGCCAGAAATGTCATGGTCCTGTTGAGGAAATGGAGGAGTTGTATCAATACTCACCATTAACAATGGGTTGGTGTATAGACTGTCATAGAGAAACAAAGGTAGATTTAAAAAATAACGATTATTACGAGAAGGTTCACAAGCAATTAGCAGAAAAGTATGGTACAGAGCAAGTTACAATTTCTCAGTTGGGTGGATTAGAATGTGGTAAGTGTCATTATTAATTATAAAATTAAAAGATTTTTTAAATCTTTCAATCATTAAATAAAAGCATAAATGGCTTCAAACAAAAAATACTGGAAAAGTGTTGAAGAACTAAAAGGTAGTTCTGTTGTTGAAACGCTGGGTAAAAATGAATTTGTAGAAAATATTCCTACAGACGATTTTTTAGGTGATAAAGAAACATTAGAGAATTCTTCTACATCTCGTAGAGATTTCTTAAAATATGTTGGCTTTACAACAGCTGCAGCTTCATTAGCAGCTTGCGAAGGACCTGTAATCAAGTCCATTCCTTACGTTGTAAAACCAAATGATATTATTGCTGGTGTTGCAGATTGGTATGCTACTTCAATAGCAGATGGTTTCGACTTTGCAAATGTTTTAGTAAAAACGCGTGAAGGTCGTCCAATTCAAATTATGCCAAACAAAGAGGCGAATGGATCTACAAGTGCGAGAGTACAAGCTTCTGTTTTATCTTTATATGATGAAAAACTTCGTTTACAAGAGCCATCTAAAAATGGGGAAGTTATTACTTGGGCAGATGCAGATAGAGAAATAGGTGTAGAGTTGCTAAAATTAAAAGAAGCAGGAAAGCCAGTTGTTTTATTAACGGGAACAACAGCAAGTCCATCGACTACAAAAGTTATTGAACAATTTACAACTGCTAATCCAAATGTTTCTCATGTTGTTTACGATGCCATTTCTGAAGATGCATCTGCAAATGCTTTCGAAGCAATGTATGGTAGAAGAGCATTGCCAAATTACAAATTAGAAAATGCAGAAACAATTGTTTCTTTCGGAGCAGATTTCTTAGGAGATTTTCACGGAGGTTTCGAAAAAGAATATATACAAGGTAGAAAACCAGAAACAGGAAAGATGTCTTACCACATTCAAGTGGAAAGTAATATGTCTTTAACTGGTGCAAATGCAGACAAACGTATAGTCGCAAAACCATCTGATGTTGTTTTCGCTTTAATTAATTTATACAACGCCATCACAAAAGAAGGAGTTGCGTCTAAATCGACACCAATAGATGTCGAAATTCAAAAAATTGCAAAAGTGTTAAAGAAAGCAGGTTCTAAAGCAGTTGTTATGACTGGTGTGAATGATGTAAACGCACAACTAATCTCTTTGGCTATTAATAAGGCTTTAAATAGTGAAATTTTAGACACTAAAAACTCGTTAAATATTCGTCAAGGAAATTACGAAGAAGTTCAAAAATTAGTTTCAGATGTAAAATCTGGAAAAATTGGAGGATTAATTACTTACAATGTAGATCCAGTTTACAGTTTAGAAAATGGAGTTGCTTTTGCTGAAGCATTAAAAAATGTATCTTTAAAAGTTGCAATTGCTGTTGAAAATAGTGCTACTGTAAACGCAATGGATTATGCTTTACCTGCAACACATTTCTTAGAATCTTGGGGAGATACCAATTTTTCTAAAGAAAATTACGGGTTAATGCAACCTACAATTCAGCCATTATTTAAAACGCGTCAATTTCAAGATACATTATTAAAGTGGTCTGGAAGCGCAACATCTTATTACGATTTCTTAAAATCTTTCTGGTCTACAGAAGTTTTAGGAGGTAGTTCTTGGAACAAGGCATTACACAATGGCTTCTTCCTAAAAGAAGTAGTTACCACTGAAGATGATGCAGAAACTCCAAAAGACCTTTCAATTGCAGAAGCAGCAAGGATTTTAAAAATGAATACTACTCCTTCTGGAATGGAGTTGAATTTATATACCAAAACTGGTCTAGGAGATGGTAAACAAGCGAACAATCCTTGGTTACAAGAATTCCCAGACCCAATTACAAGAGCATCTTGGGATAATTACTTAACAGTTTCTATGGCAGATGCTAAAGAAATTGGTTTTTCTAATCCTGTAAAAGATAATGGAGCAATTAATGGAGATTATGCGAAAGTAACCGTAAATGGTGCTGAAGTTGTAGTTCCTGTTATGGTACAACCTGGTCAGGCAAAAGGATCTGTAGGTTTGGCATTAGGTTTCGGAAAAACTTTTGGTTTAAAAGAAGAAATGCAAGTGGGTGTAAATGCATATCCTTTATATAAAGATGGCAATAACATTCAATATAATGTAAAAGTAGAAAAAGTTTCTGGAACGCATAAGTTTGCCTGTACACAAGTGCAAAAAACAATTGCAGGACGTCATGATATTTTAAAAGTAACTTCTTTAAAAGAATACAAAACTGTAGATCCTAAAGATCATCACCATGGATGGAATAAGCCAGCATATGTTTCTTACGATCATAAAGAAGTAGAAGCTAATAAGATTGATTTATGGGATGAGCACAATAGAGAAATTGGGCATCATTTTAATTTATCTATCGATTTAACTTCTTGTACAGGTTGTGGTGCGTGTGTAGTTGCATGTCATGCAGAAAATAATGTACCTGTTGTAGGTAAAAAAGAAGTAAGAGTTGGTAGAGATATGCACTGGTTGCGTATCGATAGATACTATTCTTCTGAAGTAGAAACAAGAGAAAAAGCTAAAGAATTAGGATTAAGCAGAGGAGAAACGTATGAAGCGTTAGAAACAGAAGCAGAGAATCCTGAGGTTACTTTTCAACCAATGATGTGCCAGCACTGTAATCACGCTCCTTGTGAAACTGTGTGTCCAGTTGCAGCAACCTCTCATGGTCGTCAAGGACAAAATCAAATGGCATATAACAGATGTGTTGGTACAAGATATTGTGCAAACAACTGTCCATATAGAGTACGTCGTTTTAACTGGTTTAATTATGCAAATAATAACGAGTTCGATTTTAATATGAACAACGAATATGGTAAAATGGTTTTAAACCCAGATGTTGTAGTTCGTTCTAGAGGAGTTATGGAAAAATGTTCTATGTGTATTCAAATGACACAAGCAACCATTTTAAAAGCGAAAAAAGAAGGAAGAGCTGTAAATACAGATGAATTTGAAACAGCTTGTTCATCTGCATGTACAACAGGAGCTATGGTTTTTGGAGATGTAAATAACAAAAAAGACCAAGTAGCAACATTAGCAAAAGACAAAAGAGCTTACAATGTATTAGATTATCTTCAAACGAAGCCTAATGTAATATATCAAGTGAAAATTAGAAATACAAACGAAGCGTAATTAAATTTTAAGATATAAAAACATGTCTCATTACGAAGCATCCATTAGGGAACCTTTAGTATTAGGTGATAAAAGTTACCACGATATTACCGAGGACATTGCGAAACCTATAGAAGGTAAAGCAAACAAGAACTGGTATATAGCATTTTATATTTCTTTAGCAGCAATGCTTTGGGGATTTGGATGTATTTTCTATACAGTTGGAACAGGTATTGGAGTTTGGGGGTTGAACAAGAACATTGGTTGGGCTTGGGATATTACAAACTTTGTATGGTGGGTTGGTATTGGTCATGCAGGAACGTTAATTTCTGCAGTACTTTTATTATTCCGTCAAAAATGGAGAATGGCGATTAATCGTTCTGCAGAAGCTATGACAATTTTCGCCGTTTTTCAGGCAGGATTGTTTCCAATTATTCACATGGGACGTCCTTGGAATGGATATTGGGTAATGCCAATTCCAAACCAATTTGGGTCTCTTTGGGTAAACTTTAACTCACCATTATTATGGGATGTATTTGCAATCTCAACTTATTTATCTGTATCATTAGTTTTCTGGTGGACGGGTTTATTACCAGATTTTGCAATGATTCGAGATAGAGCAGTAAAGCCTTTTCAAAAGAAAATTTACGCTTTATTATCATTCGGTTGGTCTGGTAGAGCAAAAGATTGGCAACGTTTTGAAGAGGTATCTTTGGTATTGGCAGGTTTAGCAACACCATTAGTACTTTCTGTACATACAATTGTATCGATGGACTTTGCCACTTCTATTAACCCAGGTTGGCACTCAACAATTTTTCCACCTTATTTCGTGGCAGGAGCAATCTTTTCTGGATTTGCAATGGTACAAACGTTATTAGGTATTATGAGAAAAGTTACAAATATGGAAGATTACATTACACGTATGCATATCGAGTATATGAATATTGTAATCATCTTAACAGGTGGTATTGTAGCTGTAGCTTATGCAACAGAATTCTTTATAGCTTGGTACACAGGATCGCCTTATGAAAATTACACATACTTATCTGTAGGTGCTGCAACAGGACCTTATGCTTGGGCATTTTATTCACTTTTATTCTTTAACATCTTAACACCACAAATACTTTGGTTTAAAAAAATTAGAAGAAGTTTTATATGGTCATTCATTATTTCGATATTTATTAATATTGGTATGTGGTTCGAGCGTTTCGATATTATCGCAATTGTATTAAGTAAAGGACATTTACCTTCTACTTGGTGGCGTTTTGAACCAACATTTGTAGATGTAGGTATTTTTATTGGGACCATAGGTTTTTTCTTTGTATTATTTTTATTGTACGCAAGAACATTTCCTGTAATTGCGCAAGCCGAAGTAAAAACAATCTTAAAATCTTCTGGCGAATTTTACAAGAAAAGATTAGCACAAGGTATTCCAACAAAACCAACAATTGTTATTGCTGAAAAGAAAATTATTGAAGTTGATTCTTCAGATAAAAATATAAAAGAATAATTATGGAATCATCAAAAGTTATTCACGCGTTTTATACCGATGACGAAATTTTGTTAGATGCAGTGAAAGCTGTAAAAGCAAAGCATCATCATATAGAAGAAGTATTCTGTCCTTTTCCAGTTCACGGATTAGACAAAGCAATGGGTTTAGCACCAACAAGATTGGCTATTACTTCGTTTTTATACGGAATTACAGGTTTAGCAGTAGCAATTTGGTTAACAAAATATATTATGATAGAAGATTGGCCACAAGACATTGGTGGTAAACCAAACTTTACTTGGTGGGCAAACATGCCTGCATTTGTGCCTATCTTATTTGAATTGACGGTATTTTTTGCTGCTCACTTAATGGTAATTACTTTTTATATGCGAAGTAGATTATGGCCATTTAAAGAAGCAGAAAATCCAGATCCAAGAACTACAGACGATCATTTTTTAATGGAAATTCCTGTTCATAATAACGAGGTTGAGTTAACAAAGTTGTTAACAAACACAGGAGCTGTAGAAATTAATATAGTAGACAAGCACTAATATATAGATAATGAAGAATTTTAAATTAATTATTGTTTTAGTAGCTGTTGCAAGTTTTATTTCTTGTAACAAAAGAACACGAGAAGTTCAATATATGCCAGATATGTATGAATCTGTACCTTATAATGCAGATGCCGCAAACGGATTAAAAGGTAATCCTGTAAATTCTGCACCAGTAGCTGGAACAATTCCAAGAGGTGGAGTGCCGGCTTATGATATTCCAGATACTACAGAAGGATATGAATTAGCAAAAACAGAGCTTAAAAATCCATTAGAAAAGACAAAGGAAAACTTAGAAAATGGAAAGGCAATGTACACGATTTATTGTATTTCTTGCCATGGAAAAAAAGGTGATGGAAATGGATATTTAGTAGAAGCAGATAAGTTTGCTGGAATACCAAATTATAAAGATAGAGATATTACAGAAGGGAGTATTTATCACGTAATTATGCATGGTAAAAACTTAATGGGTTCACACTCATCTCAATTAACATACAAAGAACGCTGGCAAGTAGTACAATATGTGGAAGCATTACGTGCAGATTTGTTAAAATAAATTACAAAAAGAAAGAATACGAAAGATATGTATCAATTCTCAGGTAAATTAAAAATATTCTCTTTAGCCCTAATAATAGTAGGAGCTTTAGGTATTGCATTTAGCTTTTATAGTGGATCTCAATTAACAGTTGAGAGTGCTAAAGAAATTATAGCAAATCAATCTCATGGAGATTCTCATGGTTCTGCAGTGGAAGGAACACATTCAACAACAAAAGAACACGATACAAGTGGTTCTCACACAAGTGATGGAAACATAGATAAAGAAATGAGCGCTCATGGAGCACATGGAGACGATTCTCATGCAGAACACGTTTTACACCAATTACAAAATAGACCTTGGTCCGCATTTTATGTAGCTTTATTCTTTTTCCTGGGAACAACTTTATTAGTATTGGCATTTTATGCGTCTCAAAGAGTAGCACAATCTGGTTGGTCTATTGTTCTATTTAGAGTAATGGAAGCAATAACAGCAAATATTGTTCCTGTATCTATCTTAATGTTAGTTTTTATAGGGTTAACTGTAGGGCATTTTAATCATATATTTCCTTGGATGGCAGAAGGTACTTTTGATCCTTCAAGCGAAAATTACGATGCTATTGTAGATGGTAAATCTTGGTGGATGAACGTTCCTGGATGGGCAATAAGAAGTGTTGTTTATTTATTACTTTGGAATTTGTACAGATGGTTTATAAGAAAGAATTCTATCGCAGAAGATACCGCAAACGACGGTTTTAAAACATATAAGAAAAACTATAATGCATCTGTAATATTCTTATTCATTTTTATGATAACAGAATCTATGATGTCTTGGGATTGGATTATGGGATTAGACCCACACTGGTTCTCTACATTATTCGGTTGGTACGTTTTGGCAACTTTACTTGTAAGTGCTTTAACTGTAATTGCTTTTGTAACTATTTATTTACGTTCTAAAGGAGCTTTACCACAGGTTAACGATAGCCATATTCACGATTTAGCGAAATTTATGTTTGGTTTCTCTGTATTTTGGACCTATTTATGGTTCGCACAGTTTATGTTAATTTGGTATGCAGATATTCCTGAAGAAACTACGTATTTCTTAGCGAGATTCAACGAGTATAAATTACCATTTTTAGGGATGGTTGTAATGAATTTCGTATTCCCAGTATTGTTATTGTTAAATAGCGACTTTAAGAGCATTCCTTGGTTTGTTATTATAGGAGGTATTGTAATATTAGCAGGCCATTATGTAGATGTATTTATTATGGTTATGCCAGCAACAGTCGGTGGCCAATGGTTCTTTGGAATTCCAGAAATTAGTGCATTATTATTTTTCTTAGGAATCTTTATATATACAGTATTTAGTGCATTTTCGAAAGCAAATGCAGTTCCAACAGGAAACCCATTCTTAGAAGAAAGTGCTCATTTTCATTATTACAATATCGAGCACAGAGGAGAAGGATCAGCAGATCATTAATAAATAATTGAATTAAAAATTAAGACAAGATAAATATGCTAGCTCTATTTTATATTTTTATAGGTGTTGCAATCGGTGTAAGTGTT from the Polaribacter cellanae genome contains:
- the nrfD gene encoding NrfD/PsrC family molybdoenzyme membrane anchor subunit, encoding MSHYEASIREPLVLGDKSYHDITEDIAKPIEGKANKNWYIAFYISLAAMLWGFGCIFYTVGTGIGVWGLNKNIGWAWDITNFVWWVGIGHAGTLISAVLLLFRQKWRMAINRSAEAMTIFAVFQAGLFPIIHMGRPWNGYWVMPIPNQFGSLWVNFNSPLLWDVFAISTYLSVSLVFWWTGLLPDFAMIRDRAVKPFQKKIYALLSFGWSGRAKDWQRFEEVSLVLAGLATPLVLSVHTIVSMDFATSINPGWHSTIFPPYFVAGAIFSGFAMVQTLLGIMRKVTNMEDYITRMHIEYMNIVIILTGGIVAVAYATEFFIAWYTGSPYENYTYLSVGAATGPYAWAFYSLLFFNILTPQILWFKKIRRSFIWSFIISIFINIGMWFERFDIIAIVLSKGHLPSTWWRFEPTFVDVGIFIGTIGFFFVLFLLYARTFPVIAQAEVKTILKSSGEFYKKRLAQGIPTKPTIVIAEKKIIEVDSSDKNIKE
- a CDS encoding TAT-variant-translocated molybdopterin oxidoreductase codes for the protein MASNKKYWKSVEELKGSSVVETLGKNEFVENIPTDDFLGDKETLENSSTSRRDFLKYVGFTTAAASLAACEGPVIKSIPYVVKPNDIIAGVADWYATSIADGFDFANVLVKTREGRPIQIMPNKEANGSTSARVQASVLSLYDEKLRLQEPSKNGEVITWADADREIGVELLKLKEAGKPVVLLTGTTASPSTTKVIEQFTTANPNVSHVVYDAISEDASANAFEAMYGRRALPNYKLENAETIVSFGADFLGDFHGGFEKEYIQGRKPETGKMSYHIQVESNMSLTGANADKRIVAKPSDVVFALINLYNAITKEGVASKSTPIDVEIQKIAKVLKKAGSKAVVMTGVNDVNAQLISLAINKALNSEILDTKNSLNIRQGNYEEVQKLVSDVKSGKIGGLITYNVDPVYSLENGVAFAEALKNVSLKVAIAVENSATVNAMDYALPATHFLESWGDTNFSKENYGLMQPTIQPLFKTRQFQDTLLKWSGSATSYYDFLKSFWSTEVLGGSSWNKALHNGFFLKEVVTTEDDAETPKDLSIAEAARILKMNTTPSGMELNLYTKTGLGDGKQANNPWLQEFPDPITRASWDNYLTVSMADAKEIGFSNPVKDNGAINGDYAKVTVNGAEVVVPVMVQPGQAKGSVGLALGFGKTFGLKEEMQVGVNAYPLYKDGNNIQYNVKVEKVSGTHKFACTQVQKTIAGRHDILKVTSLKEYKTVDPKDHHHGWNKPAYVSYDHKEVEANKIDLWDEHNREIGHHFNLSIDLTSCTGCGACVVACHAENNVPVVGKKEVRVGRDMHWLRIDRYYSSEVETREKAKELGLSRGETYEALETEAENPEVTFQPMMCQHCNHAPCETVCPVAATSHGRQGQNQMAYNRCVGTRYCANNCPYRVRRFNWFNYANNNEFDFNMNNEYGKMVLNPDVVVRSRGVMEKCSMCIQMTQATILKAKKEGRAVNTDEFETACSSACTTGAMVFGDVNNKKDQVATLAKDKRAYNVLDYLQTKPNVIYQVKIRNTNEA
- a CDS encoding c-type cytochrome, translating into MKNFKLIIVLVAVASFISCNKRTREVQYMPDMYESVPYNADAANGLKGNPVNSAPVAGTIPRGGVPAYDIPDTTEGYELAKTELKNPLEKTKENLENGKAMYTIYCISCHGKKGDGNGYLVEADKFAGIPNYKDRDITEGSIYHVIMHGKNLMGSHSSQLTYKERWQVVQYVEALRADLLK
- a CDS encoding DUF3341 domain-containing protein; the encoded protein is MESSKVIHAFYTDDEILLDAVKAVKAKHHHIEEVFCPFPVHGLDKAMGLAPTRLAITSFLYGITGLAVAIWLTKYIMIEDWPQDIGGKPNFTWWANMPAFVPILFELTVFFAAHLMVITFYMRSRLWPFKEAENPDPRTTDDHFLMEIPVHNNEVELTKLLTNTGAVEINIVDKH
- a CDS encoding quinol:cytochrome C oxidoreductase, with the translated sequence MYQFSGKLKIFSLALIIVGALGIAFSFYSGSQLTVESAKEIIANQSHGDSHGSAVEGTHSTTKEHDTSGSHTSDGNIDKEMSAHGAHGDDSHAEHVLHQLQNRPWSAFYVALFFFLGTTLLVLAFYASQRVAQSGWSIVLFRVMEAITANIVPVSILMLVFIGLTVGHFNHIFPWMAEGTFDPSSENYDAIVDGKSWWMNVPGWAIRSVVYLLLWNLYRWFIRKNSIAEDTANDGFKTYKKNYNASVIFLFIFMITESMMSWDWIMGLDPHWFSTLFGWYVLATLLVSALTVIAFVTIYLRSKGALPQVNDSHIHDLAKFMFGFSVFWTYLWFAQFMLIWYADIPEETTYFLARFNEYKLPFLGMVVMNFVFPVLLLLNSDFKSIPWFVIIGGIVILAGHYVDVFIMVMPATVGGQWFFGIPEISALLFFLGIFIYTVFSAFSKANAVPTGNPFLEESAHFHYYNIEHRGEGSADH
- a CDS encoding SPOR domain-containing protein; the protein is MKSTLFLKILFVSLVFGTTTLSAQNSTNSSEEIKRLVEKKRSYDKAVGFGYKIQIYNGRETTAKRKQAQFKILYPRVYSRLVYNAPEWKVQVGNYKTKLDADRALLIFQKEFSGIIVVPMGK
- a CDS encoding c-type cytochrome; translated protein: MKSVALHSRLTSLFLKGITLLLFFAFSISSYSQDMDEARQKRGKALFKSLCASCHKLDKKLVGPALANVEERRENDWLKAWIKNNAELRASGDKQAIEVYEEYNGSNMTAFPQLSDTDIDDILYYTTVGEIKKEPVVAEGVVAGAPTGTAPEWLIYLLAAAIVVAFLMIASLLKQVSELKGNKKPEVQSNLKRDLQELWVGVKNNTFLKVLATIFLLLIGAYVVFGALFQVGVDQGYQPIQPIAFSHKIHAGDNKIDCQYCHSSAKHSKHSGIPSVNVCMNCHKNISEVAENTVVKLEDGVVLGKAELDLEIAKVYNAAGWNPETLEYTGEQKPIKWVKIHNLPDFVYYNHSQHVTVAGIACQKCHGPVEEMEELYQYSPLTMGWCIDCHRETKVDLKNNDYYEKVHKQLAEKYGTEQVTISQLGGLECGKCHY